A genomic segment from Flexistipes sp. encodes:
- the fabG gene encoding 3-oxoacyl-[acyl-carrier-protein] reductase, which yields MFKDKVVLVTGSSKGIGKSLAEDFAAHGARVCINYSSSKEQADKVAESIASSGGVCMTAGADISKEDDVKEMFKQIENNFGKVDILINNAGITKDNLFIRMKTSEFDDVIATNLKGAFLCSRAAAKSMMKKRYGKIINISSVVAYTGNVGQANYVSSKSGLVGLTKSLSLELASRGIRVNAVAPGFIETEMTESLTDDVKQDMKSKIPLAEFGKPEDINGTVRFLASSDSDYITGQVLHVNGGMYLG from the coding sequence ATGTTTAAAGACAAAGTTGTCCTTGTAACCGGCTCATCCAAAGGTATAGGAAAATCTTTAGCAGAAGATTTTGCGGCACACGGCGCCAGGGTATGCATAAATTATTCCTCCAGCAAAGAACAGGCTGACAAAGTTGCTGAATCTATCGCATCTTCGGGCGGAGTCTGCATGACCGCAGGAGCAGACATCTCAAAAGAAGATGATGTTAAAGAAATGTTCAAACAAATAGAAAATAATTTCGGCAAAGTGGATATTTTGATTAACAACGCCGGAATAACAAAAGACAATCTTTTCATCAGGATGAAAACTTCTGAATTTGATGATGTCATTGCCACTAATCTTAAAGGAGCGTTCTTATGCTCCAGGGCGGCTGCAAAGTCAATGATGAAAAAACGTTATGGCAAAATCATCAATATTAGCAGTGTCGTAGCCTATACAGGCAATGTAGGGCAGGCTAATTACGTATCAAGCAAAAGCGGACTGGTGGGGCTCACAAAATCACTGAGTTTGGAGCTGGCATCAAGAGGTATTCGCGTAAACGCAGTGGCACCCGGTTTTATAGAAACAGAAATGACTGAAAGCTTGACAGATGATGTAAAGCAGGATATGAAAAGCAAAATCCCGCTTGCAGAATTCGGAAAGCCGGAAGATATTAACGGTACAGTCAGATTCCTCGCTTCTTCGGATTCCGACTATATAACCGGTCAGGTTCTGCATGTAAACGGCGGAATGTATTTAGGATAA